From a region of the Terriglobales bacterium genome:
- a CDS encoding GNAT family protein, with the protein MNDIVTSGLYPMFSLETPRLLLRRAKGADVDAIFAWAKDPDVTRYGGWDAHQTLSDTQEFVDNCFKQYAEFGLGPWIIERRDNHVVIGTCGFGDVNRAHRYAAMGYFLARDQWGQGFGTEAARAVLEFGLGPLGMQRVEAHCAVENTASEKVLLKIGMRFEAVLRSRMYKNGKSLDVKIYARLRGEG; encoded by the coding sequence ATGAACGACATCGTCACCAGCGGCCTGTACCCGATGTTCTCCCTGGAGACGCCGCGCCTCCTCCTGCGCCGGGCCAAGGGCGCCGACGTTGACGCGATCTTCGCCTGGGCCAAAGACCCCGACGTCACGCGCTACGGCGGCTGGGACGCGCACCAGACGCTCTCCGACACGCAGGAGTTCGTGGACAACTGCTTCAAGCAATACGCGGAGTTCGGCCTGGGCCCGTGGATCATCGAGCGCCGTGACAATCATGTGGTGATCGGCACCTGCGGCTTCGGCGACGTGAACCGCGCGCATCGCTACGCCGCCATGGGATACTTCCTGGCGCGCGATCAGTGGGGACAGGGGTTCGGCACCGAGGCCGCGCGCGCCGTGCTCGAGTTCGGCCTGGGGCCGCTGGGGATGCAGCGCGTGGAAGCGCACTGCGCGGTGGAAAACACGGCGTCGGAAAAGGTGCTGCTGAAAATCGGCATGCGCTTCGAGGCAGTGCTGCGCTCGCGGATGTACAAGAACGGCAAATCGCTCGACGTGAAGATTTACGCCAGGCTGCGTGGAGAAGGCTAA
- a CDS encoding YbaB/EbfC family nucleoid-associated protein, which yields MGFNPNQLRDLMAQAKQQYESLQKRMAETVVEASSGGGSVTVKMNGQKRVLEVRIEPEAVKSGDVEMLQDLVMAAVNEAGRKVEQELQSSLGGMLGGLGGMFGQSGH from the coding sequence ATGGGCTTCAACCCCAATCAGCTCCGCGACCTGATGGCGCAGGCCAAGCAGCAGTATGAATCGCTGCAGAAGCGCATGGCCGAGACAGTGGTCGAAGCGTCCTCCGGCGGCGGCAGCGTCACGGTGAAGATGAACGGACAGAAGCGGGTGCTGGAAGTGCGCATCGAGCCCGAGGCGGTGAAGTCGGGCGACGTCGAGATGCTCCAGGACCTGGTCATGGCCGCCGTCAACGAGGCCGGTCGCAAGGTCGAGCAGGAATTGCAGAGTTCGCTCGGTGGAATGCTGGGCGGACTGGGAGGAATGTTCGGACAATCGGGACATTGA
- a CDS encoding YciI family protein yields MAQYLLLLYANPADWMKFSPEEMQKAIEKYVAWGMKASQSGFLKGSHKLTNDVGKVLRGKTNARVTDGPYSETKEVLGGYYLIEASDYNQAVERSKDHPHLGFGGTIEVREVDNLGG; encoded by the coding sequence ATGGCGCAATATCTTCTATTGCTCTACGCCAACCCGGCCGACTGGATGAAGTTCAGCCCGGAAGAAATGCAGAAGGCCATCGAGAAATACGTGGCCTGGGGCATGAAGGCCAGCCAGTCCGGCTTCCTGAAAGGCAGCCACAAACTCACCAACGACGTGGGCAAGGTGCTTCGCGGCAAGACCAACGCCCGCGTCACCGACGGTCCCTACAGCGAGACCAAGGAAGTGCTCGGCGGCTACTACCTGATTGAGGCCTCCGACTACAACCAGGCGGTGGAACGCTCCAAGGACCATCCGCACCTCGGCTTCGGCGGCACCATCGAAGTCCGCGAGGTGGACAACCTGGGAGGCTGA
- a CDS encoding STAS domain-containing protein: MPLKLSSRSVRGVIVVDCAGRIVFGDEAAILREELKKLLQHNRSIVLNLSNVGYIDSGGLGTLVGIYTSARNLGGQIKLAGLNSRVIDLLQITKLVTVFETFKTVDQATDSFSGAAGAA; encoded by the coding sequence ATGCCATTGAAGCTCAGCAGCCGTTCGGTCCGGGGCGTGATTGTGGTGGACTGTGCCGGCCGGATCGTTTTTGGCGACGAGGCGGCCATCCTGCGCGAAGAGCTGAAGAAGCTGCTCCAGCACAACCGCTCGATCGTGCTCAACCTCAGCAACGTCGGCTACATCGATAGCGGCGGACTGGGCACCCTGGTGGGAATCTACACTTCGGCGCGCAACCTGGGCGGACAGATCAAGCTGGCCGGGCTGAACAGCCGCGTGATCGACCTGCTCCAGATCACCAAGCTGGTGACGGTGTTTGAAACCTTCAAGACCGTCGACCAGGCCACCGATTCCTTCAGCGGCGCTGCCGGCGCGGCTTAG
- a CDS encoding sigma-70 family RNA polymerase sigma factor: MDLAGEAAALSNARPATAGSEPQVAGMVDHLFRSRAGQMVAYLTRLLGPEHLELAEEVVQEALLKALQKWPYSGIPENPAGWLFQAARNAALDVVRRNSVFAQKSAAIAAELERSKSRSEPAMSTDLRDDELRMVFMCCHPALPRDARVALSLKTVGGFSVREVARAFLAEEPTIAQRLVRAKKQIKQLQLSFELPRGPELAERLDSVLEVIYLMFNEGYAAHEGEDLVRQDLCREALRLGRLVAASALGPPTAHALVALMAFQAARLPARTDERGDLVLLDDQDRARWDERLVSLGFHHFTQCAAGDVISEYHVQAAIASVHARAKDPSATDWKAILALYDQLLALNPSPVVALNRAVAVSKVRGPRAALTELEPLGTSPWMNKYYLFFSVRARLLLDAGDRAAAAESYRRALELPCSEPERRFLKRKLGECL, encoded by the coding sequence ATGGATCTCGCAGGCGAAGCGGCGGCCCTGAGCAATGCCCGACCCGCGACCGCGGGCTCCGAGCCCCAGGTCGCCGGCATGGTGGACCATCTGTTTCGGAGCCGCGCGGGACAGATGGTCGCCTACCTCACACGGCTTCTCGGCCCCGAGCACCTGGAACTGGCCGAAGAAGTGGTGCAGGAGGCGCTGCTCAAGGCGCTGCAGAAGTGGCCTTACAGCGGCATCCCGGAAAATCCCGCCGGATGGCTCTTCCAGGCCGCGCGCAACGCCGCGCTCGACGTCGTGCGGCGCAACTCGGTCTTCGCCCAGAAGTCTGCGGCCATTGCCGCCGAACTCGAGCGGAGCAAGTCGCGCAGCGAGCCCGCTATGAGCACCGACCTTCGCGACGATGAGCTGCGCATGGTCTTCATGTGCTGCCATCCCGCGCTGCCGCGCGACGCCCGCGTCGCCCTCAGCCTGAAAACCGTGGGCGGCTTCAGCGTGCGCGAGGTGGCGCGCGCGTTCCTCGCCGAAGAACCCACCATCGCGCAGCGCCTGGTGCGCGCCAAGAAGCAGATCAAGCAGCTTCAGCTCAGCTTCGAGCTGCCACGCGGCCCGGAACTCGCCGAGCGCCTCGATTCGGTACTGGAAGTGATCTACCTGATGTTCAACGAGGGCTACGCCGCGCACGAGGGCGAAGACCTGGTGCGACAGGATCTCTGCCGCGAAGCGCTACGGCTTGGCCGGCTGGTGGCGGCGTCCGCGCTGGGACCGCCCACGGCGCACGCGCTGGTCGCGCTCATGGCCTTCCAGGCCGCGCGCCTGCCCGCGCGCACCGACGAGCGCGGCGACCTGGTCCTGCTCGATGACCAGGACCGCGCCCGCTGGGACGAGCGCCTGGTCTCGCTCGGTTTCCACCACTTCACTCAGTGCGCAGCCGGCGATGTGATTTCCGAGTACCACGTGCAGGCAGCGATCGCGTCCGTCCACGCCCGCGCCAAGGACCCGAGTGCCACTGACTGGAAGGCGATCCTGGCGCTCTACGACCAGCTCCTCGCGCTGAATCCGTCGCCGGTGGTCGCGCTGAACCGCGCCGTGGCCGTCAGCAAAGTCCGCGGCCCGCGCGCGGCGCTGACGGAACTCGAACCCCTCGGCACCTCACCATGGATGAACAAGTACTACCTGTTTTTTTCCGTGCGCGCGCGCCTGCTGCTCGACGCCGGCGACCGCGCCGCTGCCGCGGAGTCGTATCGGCGTGCACTGGAGCTGCCGTGCTCGGAGCCGGAGAGGAGGTTTCTGAAGAGGAAGCTTGGAGAGTGCCTCTGA
- a CDS encoding alpha/beta hydrolase-fold protein, translating to MCCAQTAPPPIHLRVRLSPELARDDASGRLIVFLSSQKEPRKELSQEEGKEAKSVWITSQEVRLSPGQEIEIGPNAPAFPAPLNTAPPGDYQAMALLDVNHHYAYNGAHPGDLRSVVVPLPGFTPAGGTVALTLTQRYPEEPIKPLPGTELVDFVSPSLSAFWGRPIHMRGLVVLPPGYESSLTRHYPTVYWTHGFGAELRYFPRVAASYQRLMSEGKLPEMIYVLLDESCSGGTHEFADSVNNGPWGKALTSELIPHLEKTYRMDARPSGRLLTGHSSGGWAVLWLQVTYPQVFGGSWPTSPDPSDFRNFTGPDLRKATNIYRKPDGTPYQLVRMNGEEVMSFEEYARQEAVLGDYGGQISSFDWVFSPRGGDGRPAPLFDRDTGIINRAVAEAWEKYDIAEIVRKNAARLKPLLDGKIHLTVGTADTFHLDESARLLEQTFKEAGIRADFTFLAGRSHFDLYRDGLTEQIGREMAAVARPGEKVAAKPAAKAPASQGNGTPARP from the coding sequence AAGAGACGACGCATCCGGCCGGCTGATCGTGTTTCTTTCCAGCCAGAAAGAGCCGCGGAAGGAACTCAGCCAGGAGGAAGGTAAAGAAGCGAAGTCCGTCTGGATCACCTCGCAGGAAGTGCGGCTCTCGCCCGGCCAGGAAATCGAGATCGGGCCCAACGCTCCCGCTTTCCCCGCTCCGCTGAACACCGCGCCCCCGGGCGACTACCAGGCCATGGCGCTGCTGGACGTGAACCACCACTACGCCTACAACGGCGCGCATCCCGGCGATTTGCGCAGCGTGGTCGTGCCGCTGCCCGGGTTTACTCCCGCGGGCGGCACCGTGGCGCTCACGCTCACCCAGCGGTATCCGGAAGAGCCGATCAAGCCGCTGCCTGGAACCGAACTGGTAGACTTCGTGAGCCCATCGCTGAGTGCGTTCTGGGGACGCCCCATCCACATGCGCGGGCTCGTGGTCCTGCCGCCCGGCTACGAGTCGTCGCTGACGCGGCATTATCCCACCGTGTACTGGACGCACGGCTTCGGCGCCGAACTGCGCTACTTTCCGCGGGTCGCCGCCAGCTATCAGCGGCTGATGAGCGAGGGCAAGCTGCCGGAGATGATCTATGTCCTGCTGGACGAATCCTGTTCCGGAGGAACGCACGAGTTTGCCGACTCGGTGAACAACGGCCCGTGGGGCAAGGCGCTCACCAGCGAGCTGATTCCGCACCTGGAAAAAACCTATCGCATGGACGCCAGGCCCTCAGGCCGCCTGCTGACCGGACACTCCTCCGGCGGATGGGCCGTGCTGTGGCTCCAGGTGACGTATCCGCAGGTGTTCGGCGGGAGCTGGCCCACGTCGCCTGATCCCTCGGACTTCCGCAACTTCACCGGTCCCGACCTGCGCAAGGCGACGAACATTTATCGCAAGCCGGACGGCACGCCGTATCAGCTGGTGCGGATGAACGGCGAAGAAGTGATGAGCTTTGAGGAGTACGCCCGCCAGGAGGCCGTGCTCGGCGACTACGGCGGCCAGATTTCGTCGTTCGACTGGGTCTTCAGCCCGCGCGGCGGCGACGGGCGGCCAGCGCCGCTTTTCGACCGCGACACCGGCATCATCAATCGCGCCGTCGCCGAGGCGTGGGAGAAGTACGACATCGCCGAAATTGTGCGCAAGAACGCGGCCAGGCTCAAGCCGCTGCTCGACGGCAAGATTCACCTCACCGTCGGCACCGCCGACACGTTTCATCTCGACGAATCGGCGCGCCTGCTGGAGCAGACATTCAAAGAAGCCGGCATCCGCGCCGACTTCACGTTCCTCGCCGGGCGCTCGCACTTTGACCTGTACCGCGACGGGCTGACCGAGCAGATTGGCCGCGAGATGGCCGCCGTCGCTCGCCCAGGCGAAAAGGTAGCCGCCAAACCGGCGGCCAAGGCGCCGGCCTCGCAGGGCAATGGCACGCCGGCGCGTCCATGA
- a CDS encoding N(4)-(beta-N-acetylglucosaminyl)-L-asparaginase: MKFSRRDFIGSAALGSASLAFGLEAQERKETDHKPAQSKTEAVAPSGKRPVVICANNGRNYIERGYEIVSKGGDTLEAVMSVIRGPEDDPNDTSVGLGGLPNEEGVVELDSCCMHGPTRRAGSVGGVRNIKNVSLLAKAVMEHTGHVMLVGEGAERFAYAMGFPKENLLTEHSRKVWLLWKEMRSNQDWWGPGIADPNWKPPTTPPAAPASEQWRERIKKMEEMAAGLGIAPELRLAAIEAVLYPPHGTINCSVVNEKGEMSSATTTSGLAWKLPGRCGDSPILGAGCWCDQDVGSAGATGSGEENIKVAGAHTIVENMRHGMSPREAGLDALKRIARNHNNDMTRLRYLDMVYYILRKDGAYAGVSLWSGSAERPRRFAVHDGTARSEDCVPLFQGAPIAWPPTPRLPKES, encoded by the coding sequence ATGAAATTTTCTCGCCGCGATTTTATCGGCAGCGCTGCCCTCGGCTCAGCTTCGCTCGCGTTCGGACTGGAGGCGCAGGAACGCAAAGAAACCGACCACAAGCCGGCGCAGTCGAAGACCGAGGCCGTTGCGCCGTCGGGGAAGCGTCCGGTGGTGATCTGCGCCAACAACGGGCGCAACTACATCGAGCGCGGATACGAGATCGTGAGCAAGGGCGGCGACACCCTCGAAGCGGTCATGTCCGTCATCCGCGGCCCGGAAGACGACCCCAACGACACCAGTGTGGGCCTGGGCGGGCTTCCGAATGAAGAAGGCGTGGTGGAGCTGGATTCATGCTGCATGCACGGGCCTACTCGGCGTGCCGGCTCGGTCGGCGGCGTGCGCAACATCAAGAACGTCTCCCTGCTCGCCAAGGCCGTGATGGAGCACACCGGCCACGTGATGCTCGTGGGAGAAGGCGCCGAGCGCTTCGCGTACGCCATGGGCTTTCCCAAGGAGAACTTGCTGACCGAACACTCGCGCAAGGTCTGGCTGCTGTGGAAGGAGATGCGCTCGAACCAGGACTGGTGGGGTCCGGGCATTGCCGATCCCAATTGGAAGCCGCCCACCACGCCGCCCGCGGCGCCAGCGTCGGAGCAGTGGCGCGAGCGCATAAAGAAGATGGAAGAGATGGCGGCCGGCCTGGGCATCGCGCCGGAACTGCGCTTGGCGGCAATCGAGGCGGTGCTCTATCCGCCGCACGGAACGATCAATTGTTCGGTCGTCAACGAAAAGGGCGAGATGAGCAGCGCCACCACCACCAGCGGCCTGGCGTGGAAGCTGCCGGGGCGCTGCGGCGATTCGCCGATCCTCGGCGCCGGCTGCTGGTGCGACCAGGACGTGGGCTCGGCGGGCGCGACCGGCAGCGGGGAAGAGAACATCAAGGTGGCGGGCGCGCACACCATCGTGGAGAACATGCGCCACGGCATGTCGCCGCGCGAGGCCGGCCTGGACGCGCTCAAGCGCATTGCCCGCAATCACAACAACGACATGACCCGGCTGCGCTATCTCGACATGGTGTACTACATCCTGCGCAAGGACGGCGCGTACGCGGGCGTCTCGCTGTGGAGCGGCAGCGCGGAGCGTCCGCGGCGCTTTGCCGTGCACGACGGCACGGCGCGGTCGGAAGACTGCGTGCCGCTGTTCCAGGGCGCGCCCATCGCCTGGCCGCCCACGCCGAGGCTGCCGAAAGAGAGCTAG
- the dnaX gene encoding DNA polymerase III subunit gamma/tau, giving the protein MSYQVLARKYRPQKFADVIGQPHVTQTLRNALTQQRIAHGYIFSGHRGIGKTTVARILAMALNCRSSDKPVPEPCGECESCVEIRESRSVDVIEIDAATNRGIDEIRELRDAARYRPARDRYKVYILDEAHQITDAAFNALLKTLEEPPGHIVFMMATTQPEDIPQTIRSRTQNFSFHAVKFDEIVRQLRDIAGRETISADDAALAMLAEAGDGSLRDALSIMDQAIASSTGKITAETVRRLAGAVPSETLEEMLGAVARNSSEDVLRLVDRLVTEGESPAHFARQLVRFLRNAVVAKVAGAESPLLQISADERARVARVAEQFSEEDLTRFLQIMLRTHSELGWKQEQRFHLELGLLKLVHAQRLLPVEELLSQAGGESARAAAVPPRPGGPRPSAGRGASEPAGPQRGGSSPFQADRARKSGDAPEPPNPFRREMSDGTSALSLAASGAQPAGLTAVRAVSVAEPAREARVEASLLPAPASRVSIDALRARVLGDLEAGSQGATASFLEDGQWSLEGNDLVIKVSQSAAMIDMVMGADARRVVNIAAQAAAGRALTIKVVPGAAPNGASGGAQAPRTASIGSARARAADDPVVRRLQEKFGAEIRTVIDQKK; this is encoded by the coding sequence ATGAGCTACCAGGTGCTGGCCCGGAAGTACCGCCCACAGAAATTTGCCGACGTCATCGGCCAGCCGCACGTCACCCAGACGCTCAGGAACGCGCTCACCCAGCAGCGCATCGCGCACGGCTATATCTTCAGCGGACATCGCGGCATCGGCAAGACGACGGTGGCGCGCATTTTGGCGATGGCGCTGAACTGCCGGTCGAGTGACAAACCAGTCCCGGAGCCTTGCGGCGAGTGCGAATCGTGCGTCGAGATCCGCGAAAGCCGTTCGGTGGACGTGATCGAAATCGACGCCGCCACCAACCGCGGCATCGACGAAATCCGCGAGCTGCGGGACGCGGCCCGATACCGCCCGGCGCGCGACCGCTACAAGGTCTACATCCTCGACGAGGCGCACCAGATCACCGACGCCGCCTTCAACGCGTTGCTGAAAACGCTCGAGGAGCCGCCCGGCCACATTGTCTTCATGATGGCCACCACGCAGCCGGAAGACATTCCCCAGACCATCCGCTCGCGCACGCAGAACTTCAGCTTCCACGCCGTGAAGTTCGACGAAATCGTGCGCCAGTTGCGCGACATCGCCGGACGCGAAACAATCTCGGCTGACGACGCCGCCCTCGCCATGCTCGCCGAGGCCGGCGACGGCTCCCTGCGCGACGCGCTCAGCATCATGGACCAGGCCATCGCCTCGTCCACCGGCAAGATCACCGCGGAGACCGTGCGCCGGCTGGCCGGCGCGGTCCCCTCCGAGACGCTCGAGGAGATGCTCGGCGCGGTGGCGCGCAACTCCAGCGAAGACGTGCTCCGCCTGGTCGATCGCCTCGTTACCGAGGGCGAGAGCCCGGCGCACTTCGCGCGCCAACTGGTCCGCTTCCTGCGCAACGCGGTGGTGGCCAAGGTCGCCGGCGCCGAATCGCCGCTGCTGCAGATTTCTGCCGATGAACGCGCGCGAGTGGCGCGTGTGGCCGAACAGTTCAGCGAAGAAGACCTGACCCGCTTTCTGCAAATCATGCTGCGCACGCACAGCGAACTCGGCTGGAAGCAGGAGCAGCGCTTTCACCTCGAACTCGGGCTGCTGAAGCTCGTGCATGCGCAACGGCTGCTGCCCGTCGAAGAGTTGCTCAGCCAGGCCGGGGGAGAGAGTGCGCGCGCGGCGGCGGTCCCTCCGCGTCCTGGCGGACCAAGGCCCTCCGCTGGGCGCGGCGCGAGCGAACCGGCAGGGCCGCAGCGCGGGGGCTCGTCGCCCTTCCAGGCCGATCGGGCGCGCAAGAGCGGCGACGCGCCGGAGCCGCCCAATCCGTTTCGCCGGGAGATGAGCGATGGGACGTCGGCGCTGTCGCTTGCGGCGTCGGGTGCGCAGCCGGCCGGCCTTACGGCAGTACGCGCCGTTTCCGTAGCCGAGCCGGCCCGGGAAGCACGCGTCGAAGCGTCGCTTCTGCCGGCGCCCGCGTCCCGCGTCAGCATCGATGCTCTTCGCGCGCGCGTCCTCGGCGATCTCGAAGCCGGCAGCCAGGGCGCAACCGCCAGTTTTCTCGAGGACGGCCAGTGGAGCCTCGAGGGCAACGACCTCGTCATCAAGGTGTCGCAATCGGCAGCGATGATTGACATGGTGATGGGCGCCGACGCGCGTCGCGTGGTGAACATCGCTGCGCAGGCCGCTGCCGGTCGCGCACTCACGATCAAAGTCGTCCCCGGCGCCGCGCCCAACGGCGCGAGTGGCGGCGCCCAAGCGCCTCGCACCGCATCCATCGGCAGCGCCCGCGCCCGCGCCGCCGACGACCCGGTGGTCCGGCGCCTGCAGGAGAAGTTCGGGGCCGAGATACGGACGGTGATTGATCAGAAGAAATAG
- the recR gene encoding recombination mediator RecR — MSKFAEPMARLIDELKKLPGVGGKSAQRLAFHILRSNADDAEALAGAIRDVKARLHLCSQCNNITDVDPCVYCSSATRNQRVVCVVEEPTNIASVEKTRHYNGVYHVLHGAISPLQGVGPEQLRTSALVRRIESGDVDEVILATNPTVEGEATAVYLSKLLKRSGVRITRIATGIPAGADIEYTDEVTMQKAIEGRREL, encoded by the coding sequence ATGAGCAAATTTGCCGAGCCCATGGCTCGCCTGATTGACGAGCTGAAGAAGCTGCCCGGCGTGGGTGGAAAGAGCGCGCAGCGGCTGGCCTTCCACATCCTGCGCTCCAACGCCGACGACGCCGAGGCCCTCGCCGGCGCCATCCGCGACGTGAAGGCGCGCCTGCACCTGTGCTCGCAGTGCAACAACATCACCGACGTGGACCCGTGCGTGTACTGCAGCTCGGCCACGCGCAACCAGCGCGTGGTGTGCGTGGTCGAAGAGCCCACCAATATTGCGTCGGTTGAAAAGACGCGGCACTACAACGGCGTCTATCACGTGCTGCACGGAGCCATCTCGCCGCTGCAGGGCGTCGGCCCGGAGCAGTTGCGGACGTCGGCGCTGGTGCGCCGCATTGAATCAGGCGACGTTGACGAGGTGATCCTGGCCACGAACCCAACCGTCGAAGGCGAGGCGACCGCCGTTTATCTTTCCAAGCTGCTCAAGCGCTCCGGCGTGCGCATCACGCGGATCGCCACCGGCATCCCCGCCGGCGCCGACATCGAGTACACCGACGAAGTCACCATGCAGAAGGCGATCGAGGGACGGCGGGAGCTGTAG